A window from Fibrobacter sp. encodes these proteins:
- a CDS encoding DUF3383 domain-containing protein has protein sequence MMAQIIDSIIRISINEAISTVSTTSVNTMAVVGPASQGPAFVECSCSEDAEVFGTDSLLYGMVASTFSQSACPAKVIAIKAGCFAEALDAVKNAQDAALDFYHIVAKFGDDIIPSSTEFTKTGGWNAYLGENFKIIHLELDDTSNGFASIRELSQSLLKSTSDRVALYQHHAAGNIAASIVSIRCALDSARGTFAHKKVKNVEYDGYKKSDFDALVADNINVYTVAAGESRVFMGSTSGKNVLLASTGEKSPASFIDGIAKDDWIRFNIQTKIYSLLGEANDGHGVTYDDNGINSVAAAILQVFAKAADTDHQYIMQGYTVNIKDYEYLKKNYAVDVQARNLPLVKGRYSRLNSIHTVRNVELTVTL, from the coding sequence ATGATGGCGCAGATTATCGATTCCATTATCCGAATCAGCATCAACGAGGCGATTTCAACCGTTTCCACCACAAGCGTCAACACTATGGCTGTTGTTGGCCCAGCCTCACAGGGACCTGCCTTTGTAGAATGTTCATGTTCCGAGGATGCGGAAGTTTTCGGAACGGATAGCCTTCTTTATGGAATGGTTGCTAGCACCTTTTCTCAGAGTGCCTGCCCAGCAAAGGTTATTGCCATCAAGGCAGGCTGCTTTGCGGAAGCTCTTGATGCCGTCAAGAACGCACAGGACGCAGCCCTGGACTTTTACCATATCGTAGCCAAGTTTGGCGACGACATCATTCCATCATCTACGGAATTTACCAAGACGGGTGGCTGGAACGCCTATCTTGGCGAGAATTTCAAGATTATCCACCTTGAACTTGACGATACAAGCAACGGATTTGCATCCATCAGGGAGCTGTCCCAGAGCCTTCTCAAGTCCACTAGCGATCGTGTAGCGCTCTACCAGCATCATGCAGCGGGGAATATCGCAGCCTCTATCGTCTCCATCAGATGCGCCCTTGATTCCGCTCGCGGCACTTTCGCCCACAAGAAGGTCAAGAACGTGGAATATGACGGCTACAAGAAATCCGACTTTGATGCACTCGTCGCCGACAATATCAACGTCTATACGGTTGCAGCGGGGGAATCCAGAGTGTTCATGGGAAGCACTAGCGGAAAGAATGTTCTGCTTGCAAGCACAGGCGAAAAATCTCCTGCCAGCTTCATTGACGGTATCGCCAAGGACGACTGGATTCGCTTCAATATCCAGACCAAGATTTACAGCCTTCTTGGCGAAGCCAATGACGGTCACGGAGTCACCTATGACGACAATGGAATCAATTCTGTTGCAGCGGCAATCCTCCAGGTCTTTGCCAAGGCGGCTGATACCGATCACCAGTACATCATGCAGGGTTATACGGTAAACATCAAGGATTACGAATACCTCAAGAAGAATTACGCGGTGGACGTCCAGGCGCGAAATCTTCCGCTTGTAAAGGGACGCTATTCCAGACTCAAT